Below is a window of Vulpes vulpes isolate BD-2025 chromosome 14, VulVul3, whole genome shotgun sequence DNA.
tttattagagacacagagagaggcagacacacaggcaaagggagaagcaggctccatgcagggagcctgacatgggactcgatcccaggtctccaggatcacgccctggcctgaaggcggcgctaaaccgctgagccaccggggctgccctgatttttcaATGATCCTGGTggattccatttgattttttaaatggttttattgagatatagttgacataccaTACAACTCAACAATTTAAAGTGTATGGCTCaaggcttttagtatattcagggctatgcaaccatcatcaccatcaattATAGAATGTTTTTATCGCTTTGTACAAAACCCTGGTCTGCGCTTACTAGTAGTCACTACTCATCTCCTTGCCTTTGCTTAACACCAGCCTTGGGCAGCCACTAATCGTTATCTCCAGGGATGTGCCTGGTCTGGACATTCCATTTAAATGGATTCGTACAATATGCGGttttttgtatctggcttctttcacctagcatCATGTTTTCTCGATTCATCCGTTAAGTAGTGTGTATCAGAActgtattccttttatttttatttattattattatttttaagtaggcttcccTAAGCATGGAGtgcagtgtggggcttgaactcatgaccctgagatcaagacctgagctgaggagcacctgggtgactcagtggttgagcatctgcctctggctcaggttgtaatctcaaggtcctgggatcgagtcccgcagcaGGCTTCCcgaagcaggaagcctgcttctccctctgcctatgtctctgcccctctctctgtttctcatgagtaaataaataaaatgttaaaaaaaaaaaagacttgagctgagatcaaaagttggatgcttaacgaactaagccacccaggcaccccagaactctattcttttttgttgctgaataataatccattgtatgaaAATACCATTTTCCCTATCTGTTAATCATTTGATGAACATGGagttttttccactttttggctaatgtgaatattgctgctatgaacatttgtgtccagcttttctttctttttttttttttttttaagattttatttatttattcatgagagacacagagagagagagacagagacacaggcagagggagaagcaggctccatgcagggagcctgatgtgggactcgatcccgggatctgggatcatgccctgagccaaaggcagaccctcaactgctgagccacccaggcgtccctatgtgcCCAGCTTTTCATATGGACATATCTTTTCTCCCAGTTTTACTGAGGGatcattgacatataacattgtattagtttgaGTGATGTGATAGTGTGATTTATAATAaggaatatatatttggtctttgtccttcCCTGCCACAGAGCTCCTTGGAACTTCTTAAGTGACGAGAGTGGTAAAGGTGTCTTTTGCTAGGCGAATGAGGTGACTTCTGGAATGTCCCTAGATGACCTAAGTATAGCGGCTGGCCACCACCAGAGGAACCATCcctgtgattagagggttggagcTTTCCAGTGCCATCTACTTGACCtcctgggaggggacaggggctgGAGGTTGAGTGAGTCCCCAGTGTTGGTGGTTTAATCAGCCATGCCTACATCATGAAATCTTCACAACAACTGAAAAGGACAGGGTTcaagagagcttctgggttggtgaccacatggagatttggggagaaTGGTAGAGTCcaagagggcatggaagctcctcaccccttccccatACCTTGCTCTATGCATTGCTTTCATCTGGCTTTTcctgaattatatccttttataataaaccagtgatcTAGTTAGTAAAATGTTTGTgaactgctctagcaaattaattgaacccaaggaaTGGGCTCTTGGATtcccccagttcttttttttttttttttaagattttattcatgagagagagagagagagagagagaggcagagtcacaggcagagggagaagcaggacccccacaaagagcctgatatgggactcaatcctggacccaaggatcatgccctgagccaaaggcagagacactcaaccactgagccacccaggcgtccctggaaccCCTAGTTCTATAGCCAGTGAGTCAGCACAGGTGACAGCCCGGGcttgtgatgggcactgggggggtgGGCAGTCTGGGTCTGAGCCCTCGACCTGCAGACGCTGCTGCTATCTCTGGTTGCAATATAGGATGCCCTGCTGGTGCCCGAGAATTGTTGGGGGTTAGGTGAGGAGCCCCCCTCTTCCTGTCCACAGGTTGAAAATGGAGTCTCAGAATCCTTTtaaatgtacaacataatgatttagtAGATGTGTGTATTGTGCAGCGATGGCCACAATAAGTTAATATCCATCGCCTcatgtatttacatattattattatttttaagtaatctctacactcaacatgggactcaaactcaccaccctgagatcaagggtctcatgctctactgacttagccagccaggcacccctattttttctTGCAATcagagcttttaaaattcattctcagcaacattcaaatatataacatagtatcattaactgtagtcaccatgctgtacattacctCTCCATGGTTTGTTTATGAACCTCAGTACTGTTATCACacctaataattattaataattccttaaaatcCTCTAATACTGTTTGTTAAAATTTCCCTGATTATCTAATTAACAGTTTTTATAGTGAGTTTGTTCCTGTCAAAGCCAAAGGCGATCTACACATAgcatttcttaatatatatatattttaatcctttctctttttctgctattAATTTAAGGAAACTGGTCTCCGACCTCCAGGATTTTCCCACATTCTGGATTTATTAATTGCTGTCTTGGGATGTCATTTAGGACCTCCAGGTTTTCTTGGTAGTTGAATATGAAGGTTAGATTAGTCAGAAGAATCTTTTTACGTTCCCAGGAGCTCATCCTCATTTATTGATTACTGCTTTCCATTCTTGTTCTCTACTCggagttttctgtttctgttgggatcagttctgttttttgttttcgtttttttaaTCTTAGCCCTTCCTTTTCATGCTTTTGATCTTCCAGAAATGCTGAAGGGTCCTTGAGGAGGACCCTTTCTCTGATCATTTCTCTGAAATGATAGACTGGGTTGAAATCCTGCCTCTCATGGACATTCAGCACTTGCTGGGTAGAGTCTATTTAGTCTGTGTGACCTGGCTGTGCCTCGTGGTTTCATCTGTATAATAGTGGTGACAACACAATCTGCCTCATGCATTTGtggagaggattaaatgaactaaaACATAAGTGCTTTGAAGTGTCTTGGCATATAATAAATAGTAAGTGTTGGTGGCGAGGCTAAGGAGCAAAGGACAGGATGATAGAGGAGGCCGGAGAATGGGCAGGGATTTGATTCTCAGAGCAGTGTGGGGCCACTGCAGGGGCTTAAGCATCAGGTTCTGATCAAGAAGGAAGCATGAGCCTGTGGGAATCCAGGAAAGGCCCCTAACCCAGACTGGGGGGCTGTGGGCATGTGCCCGTGTGTCCGTAGACATGCATGTGCAACCACAGTGTGCAGACCTATACGAGCTGATAGCTGGTGCTGAGGTTGGACCTGTGACCTTCTCCACAGGCTATGGGTAAGCGTGGAGGATGCTCAGATGCACACAGTCACCATCTGGCTCACAGTGCGCCCTGACATGACAGTGGCTTCCCTCAAGGATATGGTGAGTTGGCCGGGGGAAGGGGGTGGTTGCTTCCCATtttgcttctgcctctctttcctctaCTGTTCCCTTTGcacgctgcctctctctgtgtcaggtGTTCCTGGACTACGGCTTTCCGCCTGTGCTGCAGCAGTGGGTGATCGGGCAGCGGCTGGCCCGGGACCAGGAGACCCTGCACTCCCATGGGGTGCGGCGGAATGGGGACAGTGCCTACCTCTACTTGCTGTCAGCCTGCAACACCTCGCTCAACCCTCAGGAGCTGCAGCGGGAGAGGCAGTTGCGGATGCTGGAAGGTGAGGCTCTGCCTCTGAGCGACTTGGGACTCAcctgaggtcacagggcaagAGGGAGCAGAGCCCTTGGGCTTTCCATCAGGAGCTCTCGCCAGGGAGGACGACATTCTTCCCAGTGGGCAAAAGaggacagccccccaccccctaggGAGCCATTTCCAAGCCACTGAGAGCAGGTggtctgggggaggaggggggctgaGTTCAGTCCTGGCTCCAGCATTTATCTGGACCTCATGCAAGTCCCTTCGTCTCTGGTCCTCTGTTTCTAAATCTGTAAATTGGCtgtgatgataataatagtgtCTACATTTTTGGCTTATTATCTGGAAATatttcagacttacagaaaagttgcaaaatcGTACAAAAAATTGTATAACAAATTCCAAGTACCTTTTACATGGATTCCCTAACATTTCATCACAATTGTTTTGCTTTGTCATTctctatataaaattatttatttttgtctaaataCTTTTTCCTGAACCGTTGTGAAGGTGCAGACATGACATCCCTTCTCACCTAAATATTTCAGtgtccattttctttaaaaaggtttcattttcttaacatgtCCACATGCAACTACCAAACTTAGGAAATCAACAATGATTATTTAATCCACAGATTTTACCCAAATTTTACCAGTTGTCACATGCATATCCTTTACAGCAAGAGAGACCTGGCAGTGACATAATGTCTCTCAGGGTCCTTTGGTATTTGGTATCCACAGTCTTCCTTTGACGTTCCTGATATTCGAAGAGTCCAgccagttttgtttttgcttttctgccCCATGGGCCCTCATGAATGGATGCACATTCAGTATTTGGCACGAGCATCTCAGAAGTGATTGTGCCTCTAGGTGCAGGACTTCGGGAGCATAGGAAGCCGGTTTTTAGGTCGGGAAGCAGGAGCAATCACGGGTGGAGGAGGAACTCTGACCCTGTGGGAGCCGGACACTCGGCCAGGCCTCTGCTCACCTGGGGACCCGAGCCGGAGACTCCCCGAGGGAGGAGGAACCGGTGCGGGGcgcagggcgcctggctggcgcGGCGCGTGCACGAAGTGCGCTGCATGGCTCTGCCACCCCGAAACCCTCCCCCCTAGATCTGGGCTTCAAGGACCTCACGCTGCAGCCCCGGGGCCCCCTGGAGCCAGCTCTCACGAGGCCGGGAGTCCCCCAGGAGCCCGGGCGGGGCCAGCCCGACGCCGCGCCCGAACCCCCGCCGGTAAGCCGCTCCCCCCTCCGCGTGCCCGGgaccgcagccccgcccccgaccccgccccgcgctcccgggccccgccccctgaCTCCCCGCGCGGGGACCCCCGCCGCCTCGCGCCGTGTTCCAGTCCCCGCCCCCCGACTCTGCCCCCAGGTGGGCTGGCAGTGCCCCGGCTGCACCTTCATTAACAAGCCCACGAGGCCCGGCTGCGAGATGTGTTGCCGGGCGCGGCCGGAGGCCTACCAGGTCCCCGCCTCCTACCAGCCAGACGAGGAGGAGAGAGCGCGCCTGGCGGGCGAGGAGGAGGCGCTGCGCCAGTACCAGCAGGTGGGCACGGAAGTGCCGGGGCAGACaccctcggggcgggggggggcgtaGGACGGAAATGGAGGCGCCTCTGCATTGCCGCTCCTCCCCCGTTGCTGCTTTGCCCGCTCCTGACCCCACTGCTGGTGGTGACCCTGCACTAGACTGTGACTCGCCCTCCCCTGGAGGCCTCAGGTGCTGAGACTCTGCTCCCTGGCTGTGGTCACATGCCCCGCCCCAACTTGGGCTGTGGCTCCCCACCCCGCTTTGACTTACACACCCACTGTTCATACAACCGCCCCAGGCTATGACTCCACTACCCTAGCTCCGACCATGCTTTTGGCCACCTCCTCATACCTCCTCCTTATCTGCCTATGACTTAGCTCTTGCTCCACTTAGACATCGCCTCATCCTGGACCCTAAAATTCCTGACCTCCCTCCCCGTTGTGATTCACCCCGGACTTTCTAAGAGGCTGGACCCAGCCCCTCAACCCTCCCTGCGAAATTGACCCCGCCCTCTGTCCTGCCCCTCCCATAGCTCTGCCCCCGATTCTGACACAAGCCCTGATTACACAGATACCAGATCCTGAGTGTTCCCCATTCTGATcggatgccccccaccccccacctgcatTCCCCTTGGATCCAGTGCTATCCCTGCCCCATCCCAGCCATGACCTCATTCGTGGTCTTACCTCCAGCCTTGGCCCAGACCCCGTCCTCTTTCCCGTCCCGCATTGCTCCCTAGCTTTATCACCGTCTCCATACCCCTGACCCACTCTGTGACCTTGACCGGCTCcgaccccaccccctgcccaaccCCGCCCTGCTTCTTGACAGAGACGTGAGCCCTGTTACCCTAGACTTcacctccttcctttccctgccgCCATCACTCCCTCGCGTGGCTTGCCCCCGGTtgcagccccagcctggcccGCCTCCTGCCCAGGGCTACCCCGCCTCCCCCCCTGGCCCCACTCTGGCCCCCACGCTTCTCGCCATCTCGTCTCCTGCCCACCGccaggccacccccacccccacccagggatcctgactctccccccccctgccccgcctccgGAGTCCGCCCCGGTCCCCTGGTCCTGCCCCCTTCCCGGTCGGCCCCTcccctgagaccctgacctgccccgcggccccgccccgtgTGCCCAgcggaagcagcagcagcaggaggggaaCTACCTGCAGCACGTCCAGCTGGATCAGAGGAGCCTGGTGCTGAACACCGAGCCCACCGAGTGCCCCGTGTGCTACTTGGTGCTGGCGCCCGGCGATGCCGTGGTGCTGCGTGAGTGTCTGCACACCTTCTGCAGGtgcggcccccacccccacccccagcaatgCCCCGATTCTCGCAGCCGCCAATTACCGGAGGGCTGAGAGTGGGTGGGCCCGTGCTCTTACATCTCATTGGATGCCCGCAAAAACCTGCGAGGTAGGCGCTGTCGCCCCGTTTTTGTCCAGGAGTGTGAGGTGCAGAGGCCAGCGACTCGCTCAGGCGTTCAGGTTGCAGCGCCTGCGCCCCTTGCCGCTACCTGCGCAGGGGCGTCCAAGCCTATGGAGACCCCATCCCTGGCGGACTGAGCCAAGCCTGCTCTAGCTGGCTGGCGGGCCGGCGGCCAGTCCTGGGCTGTGGAGACCGTGTCCTCCTTTCCCACGGCAGACATTGGTTGAGTGGCCCCTGGGTGCCAGGAGGCTGTGctggtcctggagatccaggagTGAGCAGAGCAGCTCAGTTCCTGCCTCCCGGACCTTACATTCCAGTGGAGAGGCTGATGTTAATCAAATAATTACTGGCGTCACTGTAAATTGTGTCAAATGCTAAGTTCCAGTGAATTGTGAGGGAAAACAACAAACCAGGAGCCCTGCCTCAGGAGGGGGTGGTCAGGGAAGCCCCTAGGGAGGTAGCACAGGAACAGGGACCAGAAGGTCTGGTGCAGGTGTCAGTGTGGCCAGAGCAGAAGGGTGGACAGAGGTCTTAGCGAGGATGGGCCACCGGGGTTCTCGGGAGCCGTAGTGAGGGCTGCAGGTTTGTTCTGGGCAGGTCCGGAGGGGAGGCTGCTGGGGAGGAGCAGCCACTGTGTTGAGAGTGGACTCTAGGAGCAAAGTGGATGCAGGGACCCCAGTGAAGATGTGTTGTGGTCCTCCAGGGGAGGGGTGACGGGGGCCTGGACCAGAGCAGTGGAGGTGGCAGTGGGGTGGATAGAAGTGGAGGCCTTGGTGATGGGTTtgtgggagggacaggagggaagaaaggggggTGTTGAAGAAAAGCCTGCCTGGGGTCAGGCCCCACCATGTGAAAGGGGTAGTCTGGGTGGATGGGGTTCAGGTGGCGCTAACCTCCAGCCTccgtccctctccccctccaggGAGTGCCTGCAGGGCACCATCCGCAACAGCCAGGAGGCCGAGGTCTCCTGCCCCTTCATTGACAACACCTACTCATGCTCGGGCAAGCTGCTGGAGAGGGAGATCCGGGCGGTaaggcctgggggagggaggggccaccCTGCACCAGCAGGTGGGCATGGGCTTGGGACTGGGTCTCAGCACACATTTATCTGGAGCCTTCTGCGGGGAATGCTGGGGGCCGAGCAGTGAAGAGGATGGGACTCGGGGGAAGTAGCTGGTATAGAAACCACTGTTGTGAAGGAAAGATAGCAGAGCCCTTAAGAGTGGGGGCAACTCTGAGGCCACTGGCCTCGGTGACCCCAAGTCAGATATTCAACCCGTGCCTTGCTTTTCTCACATCAGTTAGGGTTGAAGTTAGTTTTTTGAAAGGTTGTGAAGAATATCGTAGAGGGCGTGTGTAAAGATTTTAGAGTAGTGGGTGATGCATGGTGGGTAAGCCCTTGTGCCAGTTTGCTTATGCTGCGTAACAAAGTAGTCTGGACACGGTGTCTTCAAACAACCACTGTTTGTTTAGCTCATGAATCTGCAAGTTAGTCATTGGGGTTGAGCTTAGCCAGATGATTCTCGTAGCTCCTGATTCTTCTAGCTCTTGCTGGGTCTGGCTGCTCCCAGGTGGGTTTAGGTGGTGGGTCGGCTGGCCCGGGCTATGACACCGGCCTTAGTTGCAGCTGGCAGCTGGGCCTCTTTCCACTTTGCTCGCCAGCCCCGGGGCAGGCTGGCCAGGCCTGCTCACCTGCCGTGGTCCCTAGATTCCAGGAGCAGCCAGCGGGGAGCTCCAGCGCAAGAGAGCTTGCCCAGTCTCTGCTCTTCTGTCACTTGCTGCCCTGCCCGTGTTGCCCAAGCCAAGTCCCTGGGAGAGGGGACCACTCACAGATGGAGGCAGGGAGATGTGAAGAAATCGGGGCCATCGCTCCAGCAGTCCTCCAGGGCTGTATGGGTCTGCATGCGTGTTCGCTGTTACTGTTATTAACATCGTTACCAAGTTCTCCTCTTCCCTGAGTCTCCATTCCCCCACCTGGAAAATTGACCGTTGGGCTTGATTCATGGTTTTTAAACTGCTGGGGAAGGGCCTTCTCACAATTGGGCATCTTGGGATTGCCAGGCCAAAACATGAGGCAGTGTCACAGGTGGCTGAGGTCCAAGTGGGAGGACCCCCACAGGCACACCAAGACCTCTgttccccctgcctctcccttagGATCCTGCTTCTGTGAACCTGCCTGACTGCACCTAGGATTTCCAGAGCCCTGGGGGTCTACTTCAGCTGAgaagggggaggcaggaagggtaGAGCTTGGGAACTCCCTCCTACACCGGAGGAGCTGCTCTGGGCGGCTGCAGAGGCCTTCTTGCTGTGGCTTGGAAAGTCCCCAGACATAGTCACTCATTCCATATGCCCTGGCTCTCATGGTCATCACCCACAGGTTTTCCCTTGAGGCTCACCCCTGCCAAGGGCACTGATGGGACCAGAGTTCCTGCTAAGGGGCCACAGGGCCCATGCTTCCTCAGAGCCCCCAGGAATTGCCCCAAGACCCTGAGAAAGTCgggtgtggcagagggagaaaggggcagggaTCAGTGGAGTAGTGCCCTGGAGGTTATCTTTACAAAACACATGCCTAAACCACGTAGAACTAGAAGagaaatcaaaaagacaagtcaCCCACACAACCCTGCcatcccaggggatccctgaCTGCATTTTCTCCTGTTCCCTTGGGTCTGCGGGCAGACATGATTTTACTCCTTTTTAAATCAAGTTTACTAAGGCAAACTTGGCACGCGATAGGATGCACCCATTGTAAGCATGCAGTTGGGTGAGTTTTGATAAAACTCATTCTTGTAACCACCACCGTTTAGATTTTAGGATTTTAGCCTTGATTTTAAGAATTATCATAAGTCTCTGTAGATGGCATCTATGCTGCTTATACCTCTTCTCATAATAATTCCAGTTTCTCAGTTTGTAACAAATGCTTCAAGGAACTTTTTGCGTGGTGTCTCTTCTTACATATTATTTGTTTAGGGTAGACTTGTAGAAGTGGAGTGAGTCCCAAAGGGTCAGAGAAGTTTTGTTGAAACAACTGTCACGTTGCCTTCTCAGAGTGTGAAATACCAGTTACTAGTTCTTCACCAGTATTGCCAGTTATTacttttgttcatattttctctttttaaaaaaaaattgtagactatacataacaaaacttaaaatttttaccatttttcttttttttgttttttactatttttaagtatacagctCTGTAGCATTAAGTATACTCATGTTGTTTTGAGAGCAGCACCACCACCCATCTCTAGAAGttttaatacactttttttttttaaagattttatttatttatgagagacccagagagaggcagagacacaggcagagggagaagcaggctccctgtggggaacccaatgcaggactcaatcccaggattccgggatcacttcctgagctgaaggcagacgctcaactgctgagccacccaggtgtcccttaatctACTTTCtgaatggagtttttttttttttttaagattttatttatttattcatgagagacagagagagagagagagagagaagcagagacacaggcagagggagaagcaggctccatgcagggagcccgatgtgggactcgatcctgggaccccaggatcacaccctgagccaatgtcaggtgctaaaccgccgagccacccagggatccccttgaatggagtttttgttttgttttgtttttttttaagattttatttatttattcttgagagagagaaggagagacagagccagagacacaggcagagacacaggcagagggagaagcaggctccatgcaccgggagcccgacgtgggattcgatcccgggtctccaggatcgcgccctgggccaaaggcaggcgctaaatcgctgtgccacccagggatcccctgaatggAGTTTTTAAACACTGAGGATGATGGTGTGAAGCAAAGAGCCGGGGCTAGGTTGGACTTCATGGGttgggggcttcctggaggataTTTGGTGGCAAGGAGAGCCCTTGTCAGCTGTTCTGAACCCCAAGAAAACCAGATTGTGAGTTGTGGCCTCTTGGCAGCTGCTGCCTCCCGAGGATTACCAGCGATTTCTGGACCTGGGCGTCTCCATCGCGGAAAACCGCAGTGCCTTCAGCTACCACTGCAAGACCCCAGACTGCAAGGGATGGTGTTTCTTTGAGGATGATGTCAATGAGTTCACCTGCCCGGTGTGCTTCCACGTCAACTGCCTGCTCTGTAAGGTGGGGACGGGGACCCATGCTGCCCAGTTCCCCTAGTCCTGCCAGCAACTCACTGCCATCTGGTGCTTGTTCCCCTGGGATGGGAGCTGTGACACTAGCCTGTCATGCCAGACAGCTGCATGTCAGTGACAGTGTCTGGCCCAGGCCCCAATCTGAGCCTAAGCCTTGGACCAAGCCCTGGCCCTCGATGGAACCTCAACCTAGACTGAGCCTCAGCCCAGTACCGAGCCCTGACCCTGGCCTCTCACAGAACCCCGATCCCAGTCACAAACTGACCCCAAAGCTGGCCCCAGACTGAGTCTCAACCCCTGTCCCTGACCCCAAACCTAGATGGAGGCTTGCCGGGCCCTGACCTCAGGCCACTCCCTCCTCTCATCGTCTCAGCACTGAAGAGATTGGTCTCGAGGAGATAGGTCTGAGCCTCGTCACAGCCCAAGCAAGCTCAGTCTCTGAGAACCGGGGCTGTGATCAGGGCAGAGCCTAGccagggatgggggggtggggatagCCATGGGGAAGAGGTGGTGTGGGGATTTTTCTGCCCTTAGGACTTAGCATACATGGCTATTATTATCATATGGGACCACCCCGGCCTCAGTGTCCCCTTCCATAAAGTGGGTACTTGGTTTATAAAGCCATGCCCTGCCCATGACATCATCTAGAAGCAGTAAGTGTCCCTCATGCTTCTTAACCCCTTGAGGAACTCACCTTGAGCCCCTCGCCCCTCTGCAGGCCATCCACGAGCAGATGAACTGCAAGGAGTACCAGGATGACCTGGCCCTGAGGGCTCAGAATGATGTGGCCGCCCGACAGACAACCGAGATGCTCAGGGTGAGGCAGGGTGGGGACTGAGGGCCTGGGGATTGGAGATCTGGGAACTGTCCGCGGGTGGGGGCTTCTCGGAAAGGGCTGTGATTCACATAGCCCTGAAGGCTCTCACCCCCTTCTGGCATCCTTGCCATCCAGAAACAGCACTTAGGTAGGACAAGTGGTCGGGTGGCGAGCAGCAGGGAGAGTGTCCACAAAGATGAGGCTGGACACAGCCTGGCCTGGGTGGAGCAGCGTAGGGGAGTGACCCCCAGGACTCCCCCATGAACTCCGCGGGGACCAGGGAGAGGTTGCCTGGTGGAGCTGCCTCAGCTTGGCTGAAGGCTGGCTCCTGCTCTGTCCCCAGTCCATGCTGCAGCAGGGTGAGGCCATGCACTGCCCGCAGTG
It encodes the following:
- the RBCK1 gene encoding ranBP-type and C3HC4-type zinc finger-containing protein 1 isoform X1, with amino-acid sequence MDEKTKKAEEMALKLTRAVAGGDEQVAVQCAIWLAEQRVPLNVQLKPEVSPTQDIRLWVSVEDAQMHTVTIWLTVRPDMTVASLKDMVFLDYGFPPVLQQWVIGQRLARDQETLHSHGVRRNGDSAYLYLLSACNTSLNPQELQRERQLRMLEDLGFKDLTLQPRGPLEPALTRPGVPQEPGRGQPDAAPEPPPVGWQCPGCTFINKPTRPGCEMCCRARPEAYQVPASYQPDEEERARLAGEEEALRQYQQRKQQQQEGNYLQHVQLDQRSLVLNTEPTECPVCYLVLAPGDAVVLRECLHTFCRECLQGTIRNSQEAEVSCPFIDNTYSCSGKLLEREIRALLPPEDYQRFLDLGVSIAENRSAFSYHCKTPDCKGWCFFEDDVNEFTCPVCFHVNCLLCKAIHEQMNCKEYQDDLALRAQNDVAARQTTEMLRSMLQQGEAMHCPQCRIVVQKKDGCDWIRCTVCHTEICWVTKGPRWGPGGPGDTTGGCRCRVNGIPCHPSCQNCH
- the RBCK1 gene encoding ranBP-type and C3HC4-type zinc finger-containing protein 1 isoform X2, which codes for MGCGGMGTVPTSTCCQPATPRSTLRSCSGRGSCGCWKIWASRTSRCSPGAPWSQLSRGRESPRSPGGASPTPRPNPRRWAGSAPAAPSLTSPRGPAARCVAGRGRRPTRSPPPTSQTRRRERAWRARRRRCASTSRECLQGTIRNSQEAEVSCPFIDNTYSCSGKLLEREIRALLPPEDYQRFLDLGVSIAENRSAFSYHCKTPDCKGWCFFEDDVNEFTCPVCFHVNCLLCKAIHEQMNCKEYQDDLALRAQNDVAARQTTEMLRSMLQQGEAMHCPQCRIVVQKKDGCDWIRCTVCHTEICWVTKGPRWGPGGPGDTTGGCRCRVNGIPCHPSCQNCH